A segment of the Vibrio aquimaris genome:
GGAGGCTATGATGGCAACGAAAACCAAAAAAGCGACTAAGAAAAAAACTCTGCCAGACGGCCCTGATTGGACCTTTGATATACTTGACCGGTATCATGCCGAGATTAAACGTGTAGCAGATCACTATCAGTTAGAGACCTATCCAAATCAAATCGAGGTCATCACTTCCGAGCAAATGATGGATGCTTATTCAAGTATCGGTATGCCGATTAATTACAATCACTGGTCGTTCGGTAAAAAATTCATTCAAACCGAGCAGGGCTACAAACATGGTCAAATGGGGCTAGCCTACGAAATCGTCATCAACTCAGATCCTTGTATCGCCTATTTAATGGAAGAAAATACCGTAACCATGCAAGCACTGGTAATGGCTCATGCATGTTATGGACATAATTCCTTCTTTAAGGGCAACTACTTGTTTCAAACTTGGACAGACGCGAGTTCCATCATCGATTATCTCTTGTTCGCTAAAAACTATATTGCGGAATGTGAGCAAAAGTATGGCGTTAAAGAAGTCGAAGAGTTACTGGATTCCTGCCACGCGTTGATGAACTTCGGGGTAGACCGCTACAAGCGTCCCGAGAAAATCTCGATTGCTGAAGAGAAGATGCGCCAAGAAGAACGTGAGACTTATCTTCAATCTCAAGTCAATGATTTGTGGCGTACTGTACCCAAAGGCAAGGTAGAACAGGAGCAGTCTAAAATTCACTTCCCCTCTGAACCACAAGAAAATATCCTCTACTTTATCGAAAAGCACGCGCCATTACTTGAGTCATGGCAGAGAGAAATTGTTCGTATTGTACGTAAAATCAGTCAATATTTTTACCCGCAGAAGCAAACTCAGGTTATGAATGAAGGCTGGGCTACATTCTGGCATTACACCATTCTCAATCATTTGTATGACGAAGGACTAGTCACAGATCGCTTCATCTTAGAGTTTCTTCACAACCATACCAGTGTGGTTGCACAGCCTGCATACAACAGTCCATATTTTAGTGGTATTAACCCTTATGCTCTGGGCTTTGCCATGTTCCGTGATATAAGAAGGATATGCGAAGAGCCGACTGATGAAGACAGAGAATGGTTTCCAGAACTCGTTGATACAGACTGGCTTGAAGCCGTGCACTTTGCGATGAAAAACTTCAAAGATGAAAGTTTTATTAGCCAGTATTTATCACCTAAGTTGATGCGAGAGTTTAAGTTATTCGCGATAACTGATGATGATAGGAAGAACTACATTGAAGTCACCGCAATACACAATGACACTGGTTATCGAGATATTAGAGAAAAACTGGCAGGACAATATAACCTAAGCAGTCTTGAACCTAATATCCAAGTCTTTAATGTCGATGTTCGAGGGGATAGATCACTTACTCTGCAATACGTGCCACATGACAGGATCCCTCTCGATGATAGCTATGAAGAAGTCCTAAAACACCTTTATCGCTTATGGGGTTTTGATGTCATTTTGGAAGAAGTGAAAGAGTCAGGACGAAGAGAAATTCTGACAACTTGCCCTAAAAGAAACGAGTACGATGGACAAATATAATCCCCTTTAACATCTAGTAAAAAAGGGAGTGCACCTATAATGTACTCCCTTTTTATCCCATCGTTCAATAAACATCGAAAAATAAAAGGTCCTAAAGAAATAAAGCTAGATCGTTTGCACGATTCGGCGAACAGCCTCTAGATCTTCTGGTGTATCGACACCTGCTGGCGGGACCTGCTTAGCAATCTCTACGTGAATTTTCTCACCATACCAGAGCACCCTAAGCTGCTCTAAACTCTCAATTTTCTCTAACGCTGTCGGCTCCCAGTTAATATAGGTATTTATAAAACCAGCTCGATAAGCATAAATACCGATATGCCTCATCAATGGCTGAACTATCGCCTTTTCAGTATTTGCAAAGTTATTACGATCCCAAGGGATAGTAGCTCGACTAAAATAAAGCGCATAACCTTCACTATCTGTAACAACTTTGACTGAATTGGGATTAAAAACCTCATCCTGATGAGATATTTCCACCGCTAACGTTGCCATCGGAGCCTGACTATTCGCCAAATTATTCGCGACTTGAGCAATAGTCACTGGTGGGATCAAAGGCTCGTCACCCTGTACGTTAACAATCACTTGATTGTCATCTATACGCATCGTTTGGATAACTTCAGCTAATCGCTCCGTGCCTGACTGATGATCAGTCGAAGTCATGCATACTTTACCACCAAACGCTTTAACGGCTGTTTCTACTCGTTTATCGTCTGTTGCAACAATAACTGTATCTGCTCCCGACTGAGTCGCCTGTTCATACACCAACTGGATCATTGGTTTTCCAGCGATATCAGCGAGGGGTTTACCAGGTAAGCGTGAGGAACCGTACCTAGCTGGAATGATAACTGTAAAGGCCACTACCTTCCCTCTTCCATATTCATTTGGCGCGCTTCTGGCTCTAATAAAACAGGGATACCTTCTTTTATTGGGTACGCCAAACGATCTAACTTACAAATCAATTCTTGTTTATCTTTATCAAATGTCAGTTTTCCTTTGCAAACTGGACATGCAACAATCTCAAGCAGTCGATGGTCCATACTGTTCCTTAACCTCTTTAATTTTATTTATAATCTGCGCTTCATCTTGGTGACAGAATGTCGCTGTTACAGGGAGATACCACCAGTTTTCTTCGGCATATTCACTGCACTTGACCGCATCTTTTTCCGTCATGATAAGATGCTGCCCTTGAGATGCCAAAGTGTGTAACTCACAAGGGTCAAAGTCTTGGTGATCGGCAAACCCTTGAGTTAACACTGGCTGAGCACCTAAGCTTTTGAGCGTATCAAAAAAGCGGGGGGGATGACCGATACCGGCAATAGCAACAAGTGACTCCAATTGGCCAACAGGAGCCTTGAAGTTCGTTTTTAAATTAACCGCTAGGCTGGGTGTTAGACTCATCATCATTTCACCAGCTTTTGATTCACCGCCATTAGCTACGATAAAGTCAACTTCTGATAATCGAGCGGTCGACTCTCGTAAAGGCCCTAATGGCATTAGATGCTCATTACCAAAACGGCGATGACCATCTACCACAACCAGCTCAATATCTCGCTCAAGAGCATAATGTTGTAGACCATCATCTGTAATAATAATGTCTACATCCAAAGGTAACAGCGCTTTCACTGCATCACAACGATTTGGAGAAACGGCAACCGGTGATCCAGTGCGCTGATAGATAAGCTTGGGTTCATCACCACAATGCTTAGTCGAAGTTTGCTCTTCAACCACTAAGGGATAATGAGGTGCCTTGGCACCATAACCACGTGATACTACTCCCGGCTTATACCCTTGAGCTTGAAGCTGCTCAATCAGCCAAATGACAACAGGTGTTTTTCCGTTTCCACCAACTGTAATGTTTCCAACCACAATTACAGGGACAGGTGCTCGATAACTCGCCTTCTTTCCTGATAAAAAACCATGGCGTCGCCTTCGGCTAAAAAAACCAAAAAGTCGGCTAAGTGGCCAGAATAATGGCCACACTATATAAAAGAGAAGTGATTTGCCAAACCAGATTTTGTGAATCATGGTTTAACCACCAAACTGAATTCTATGCAACTGAGCATATGCTCCATCTTTTTCCAATAAGCTAGCGTGACTACCTCGTTCTATGATTTCACCTTCATCAACCACCAGAATTTCATCAGCACTTTCAATGGTTGATAACCGATGAGCAATAACGAGTACTGTCTTGTTTTTTTGTAACTCATCCAACGCAGATTGGATGGCTTTTTCAGACTCAGTATCTAATGCCGATGTTGCCTCATCCAAAATCAGAATAGGAGCATCTCGTAACAATGCTCTCGCAATTGCTATTCTCTGGCGTTGTCCACCTGAAAGACTAGCACCATTTTCACCAATTACCGTGTCAAGGCCATGTTCCATGTTTTCAATAAAATCCATGGCATAAGCTAGACGTGCTGCTTGCTCAATTTGTTCACGGCTATACTCCTGCGTTGCTGCATAGGCAATGTTATTCGCAATTGTATCGTTAAAAAGATGCACATTCTGTGATACTAAAGCGAAATGATTACGCAGATTGGTCAGTTTATAATCTCGAATATCATGGCCATCAAGTTCAATACATCCAGAGTCTACATCATAGAAACGTGTAAATAGGTTTGCTATGGTACTTTTTCCTGAACCAGATCGGCCAACAAGTGCCACCGTTTTTCCTTGAGGTACTTCAAAATTCACATTGCGCAGAGCAGGTGCATCTTTCCCATCGTAAGTAAACGTAACATTTTTTACAGCCAACTCGCCACGGGCTTTGTCAATCTCATACTTTCCTTTGTCTTGCTCTGTCTCTAGGTCCATGAGCTCAAACAGCGTCTGGCTCGCTGCCATACCACGCTGAAACTCTGAGGTCACATTGGTCAATGCTTTAAGAGGTCTCATCAAAGCAAACATAGCAGAAAATACGACCGTAAACGTACCAGGCGTCAGCTGCTCTTTGATTGAATCAACGCTGGCTAAGAATAGCACCACAACCAAAGCAATAGAGGCGATAGTTTGAATTACCGGATTGGCAATCGCTTGTGCAGCCACCAACTTCATTGACTGTTGGCGCATCTGATTACTCACGATATCAAAACGCTCGCGCTCGACATCTTGACCACCATAGCTCAATACAACCTTATGCCCCTTTAGCATTTGCTCAGCGGAAGCCGTTACATGCCCCATAGTATCTTGCATATTCTTGGATATTTTACGAAAACGTTTCGAAACGACACTAATGCCCCATGCAACAATGGGAGCGACAATAAAGAGAACAAGAGATAATTGCCAACTATACCAAAACATTAATACAAGGAAGCCAATTATACTGGCTCCCTCTCGTACAATACTCACCAAGGCCCGACTTGTAGCACCAGCGACTTGCTCTGAATCATAAGTAATACGAGACAACAAACCTCCAGTGGACTCCTTGTCGAAATAGGAGACGGGCATATGCATAAACTGGCTAAATATCCGACGACGCATTAGCATAACAACATTACCCGATACCCAGCTCAGGCAATAGGAAGAGACAAAACCACTCGCGCCTCTTAAAAGCATCATACCGAATACAATAAACGGCAGTACTCGAAGGAAATTGGACTCTGCATCACCAAAGCCTTCATCAAGCA
Coding sequences within it:
- the msbA gene encoding lipid A ABC transporter ATP-binding protein/permease MsbA; this translates as MSSNQDETTWQTFKRLWTYIRLYKAGLSVAVVALIINAAADTYMVSLLKPLLDEGFGDAESNFLRVLPFIVFGMMLLRGASGFVSSYCLSWVSGNVVMLMRRRIFSQFMHMPVSYFDKESTGGLLSRITYDSEQVAGATSRALVSIVREGASIIGFLVLMFWYSWQLSLVLFIVAPIVAWGISVVSKRFRKISKNMQDTMGHVTASAEQMLKGHKVVLSYGGQDVERERFDIVSNQMRQQSMKLVAAQAIANPVIQTIASIALVVVLFLASVDSIKEQLTPGTFTVVFSAMFALMRPLKALTNVTSEFQRGMAASQTLFELMDLETEQDKGKYEIDKARGELAVKNVTFTYDGKDAPALRNVNFEVPQGKTVALVGRSGSGKSTIANLFTRFYDVDSGCIELDGHDIRDYKLTNLRNHFALVSQNVHLFNDTIANNIAYAATQEYSREQIEQAARLAYAMDFIENMEHGLDTVIGENGASLSGGQRQRIAIARALLRDAPILILDEATSALDTESEKAIQSALDELQKNKTVLVIAHRLSTIESADEILVVDEGEIIERGSHASLLEKDGAYAQLHRIQFGG
- a CDS encoding Trm112 family protein, which produces MDHRLLEIVACPVCKGKLTFDKDKQELICKLDRLAYPIKEGIPVLLEPEARQMNMEEGR
- the kdsB gene encoding 3-deoxy-manno-octulosonate cytidylyltransferase yields the protein MAFTVIIPARYGSSRLPGKPLADIAGKPMIQLVYEQATQSGADTVIVATDDKRVETAVKAFGGKVCMTSTDHQSGTERLAEVIQTMRIDDNQVIVNVQGDEPLIPPVTIAQVANNLANSQAPMATLAVEISHQDEVFNPNSVKVVTDSEGYALYFSRATIPWDRNNFANTEKAIVQPLMRHIGIYAYRAGFINTYINWEPTALEKIESLEQLRVLWYGEKIHVEIAKQVPPAGVDTPEDLEAVRRIVQTI
- the lpxK gene encoding tetraacyldisaccharide 4'-kinase, translating into MIHKIWFGKSLLFYIVWPLFWPLSRLFGFFSRRRRHGFLSGKKASYRAPVPVIVVGNITVGGNGKTPVVIWLIEQLQAQGYKPGVVSRGYGAKAPHYPLVVEEQTSTKHCGDEPKLIYQRTGSPVAVSPNRCDAVKALLPLDVDIIITDDGLQHYALERDIELVVVDGHRRFGNEHLMPLGPLRESTARLSEVDFIVANGGESKAGEMMMSLTPSLAVNLKTNFKAPVGQLESLVAIAGIGHPPRFFDTLKSLGAQPVLTQGFADHQDFDPCELHTLASQGQHLIMTEKDAVKCSEYAEENWWYLPVTATFCHQDEAQIINKIKEVKEQYGPSTA
- a CDS encoding SpoVR family protein, whose translation is MATKTKKATKKKTLPDGPDWTFDILDRYHAEIKRVADHYQLETYPNQIEVITSEQMMDAYSSIGMPINYNHWSFGKKFIQTEQGYKHGQMGLAYEIVINSDPCIAYLMEENTVTMQALVMAHACYGHNSFFKGNYLFQTWTDASSIIDYLLFAKNYIAECEQKYGVKEVEELLDSCHALMNFGVDRYKRPEKISIAEEKMRQEERETYLQSQVNDLWRTVPKGKVEQEQSKIHFPSEPQENILYFIEKHAPLLESWQREIVRIVRKISQYFYPQKQTQVMNEGWATFWHYTILNHLYDEGLVTDRFILEFLHNHTSVVAQPAYNSPYFSGINPYALGFAMFRDIRRICEEPTDEDREWFPELVDTDWLEAVHFAMKNFKDESFISQYLSPKLMREFKLFAITDDDRKNYIEVTAIHNDTGYRDIREKLAGQYNLSSLEPNIQVFNVDVRGDRSLTLQYVPHDRIPLDDSYEEVLKHLYRLWGFDVILEEVKESGRREILTTCPKRNEYDGQI